The following is a genomic window from Chengkuizengella sediminis.
TCAAGAGATTTTAACTGTAAAATCGGATGATGTTGTAGGTCGTGTAAAAACCTATGAATCCATTGTCAAAGGTGAGAATGTTCCTGAGCCTGGTATTCCAGAAAGCTTTAAAGTTTTAATTAAAGAGCTTCAAAGTTTAGGTATGGATGTTAAAATGTTAACTGAAAATGAAGAAGAGATTGATTTGAAAGAGTCGGATGATGAAGACGAGGATTCAAACAAAGATAAGTTAAGCCTTCAAATTGAAGGTGCTGAAGTGAAAGTGGATTAATAAAAAAACACGCTAGAGGAGGGTCGCTCCTTGATGGACGTTAATAATTTTGAATTTATGAAAATTGGATTAGCTTCACCGAATTTAATACGCTCATGGTCTCGTGGAGAAGTGAAAAAACCTGAAACGATTAACTATCGAACATTAAAACCTGAAAAGGAAGGGTTATTCTGCGAAAAGATCTTTGGACCTACGAAAGACTGGGAATGTCACTGTGGAAAATATAAGAGAGTACGCTACAAAGGTGTAGTATGTGATCGTTGTGGTGTTGAAGTTACTCGAGCTAAAGTAAGACGTGAACGTATGGGACACATTGAGTTGGCAGCACCAGTAACTCACATTTGGTATTTTAAAGGGATTCCAAGTCGTATGGGTCTTGCGTTAGATATGTCTCCAAGGTCTTTGGAGGAGATCATCTATTTTGCATCCTACGTTGTGACAGATCCCGGTGAAACACCACTTGAGAAAAAACAGCTGCTTTCAGAGAAAGAGTATCGCAGTTATCGTGAAAAGTATGGTTTTGGATTTCATGCAGGTATGGGTGCTGAAGCTATAAAAAAACTTCTACAAAGTTTAGATGTCAACAAAGATATTAGTGTATTAAAAGAAGAGCTTAAAACTGCGCAAGGTCAAAGAAGAAATAGAGCAGTAAAACGTTTGGAAGTGTTGGAGGCCTTTAGAAACTCAGCGAATGACCCTGAGTGGATGATTTTGGATGTATTGCCTGTCATTCCACCTGAACTTAGACCGATGGTGCAATTAGACGGTGGTAGATTCGCTACCTCAGATCTGAATGATTTATATCGCAGAGTGATTAACCGTAATAATCGTTTAAAAAGACTTCTAGATTTAGGTGCACCAGATATTATCGTTCAGAACGAGAAACGTATGTTGCAGGAAGCAGTTGATGCATTAATTGATAATGGTCGACGCGGAAGACCAGTTACAGGACCAGGAAATAGACCGTTAAAATCTCTTAGTCATATGTTAAAAGGGAAGCAGGGTCGTTTCCGTCAGAACCTTTTAGGTAAAAGGGTTGACTATTCTGGTAGATCTGTAATTGTTGTTGGTCCTTACTTGAAAATGTATCAGTGTGGTCTTCCAAAAGAAATGGCGTTGGAATTGTTCAAACCTTTTGTTATGAAAGAGTTAGTTAGTAAAGGGTTTGCTCATAATATAAAAAGCGCAAAACGAAAAGTGGAAAAAGTAAGTCCTGACGTTTGGGATGTTTTAGAAGATGTGATTAAGGAACATCCTGTTCTTCTAAACCGTGCACCTACGCTTCATAGATTGGGAATCCAAGCCTTCGAACCTATTTTAGTTGAAGGAAAAGCGATCAGATTACATCCATTAGTATGTACGGCATATAATGCGGATTTTGATGGGGACCAAATGGCCGTCCATGTTCCATTATCTGCAGAAGCACAAGCTGAATCAAGAATACTGATGCTGGCTTCAGGTAATATTTTAAATCCAAAGGATGGGAAACCTGTTGTTACACCATCACAGGATATGGTTTTAGGTACGTACTACTTGACGATTGATAATCCAGAAGCTAAAGGAACTGGGAGAATCTTTAAATCGGTTCATGAAGCCATTTCTGCATATCAATTGGGGCACGCATCCTTACATGCAAGAGTTGCTATCCCAGTTAAGGCGTTAAAAAAAGAGGATATTACAGAAAAACAACAAAAAGCTCTGTTAGTCACGACGGTAGGGAAGATTATATTTAATGAAATTTTCCCAAGTGTATTTCCTTTCATTAATGAACCAACGAAGAGGAATTTAGAAAAAACACCTGATGAATATTATATATATAAAAAAGGTACGAATGTAAGAGAGTACATTAAAAGTTTGCCAACCGTTGGGGGCATTGGGAAAGACTATTTAGGTAATATCATTGCAGAATGTTTTAGGGAGTACAAAACGACACAATGTTCTATTATTTTAGATAAAATAAAAGAGGTTGGGTTTACTTACTCCACTAAAGCGGGAATTACAATTGCTGTATCAGATGTTATTGTTCCAGAAGAGAAATATGTGCTCATGAAAGAAAATGAAGATAAAGTAGAAACAGTAATGAAACAGTATCGTCGCGGATTAATTACACATGATGAAAGACATGAACGAATTATCGCCATCTGGAGTAAAGCAAAAGATGAAATCTCTGAAGTGATGATGAGTAAGTTTGATAAATTTAATAACATTACTTTAATGGTTGATTCCAAAGCAAGGGGTAATAAATCTCAGATTACTCAATTAGGTGGTATGCGTGGACTAATGGCAGATCCATCAGGACATATTCATGAATTACCGATCAAATCTAACTTCCGTGAAGGTTTAACTGTATTAGAATATTTCATTTCTACGCATGGTGCGAGAAAAGGTCTTGCTGATACTGCTTTACGTACTGCAGATTCAGGATATTTAACCCGTCGTTTAGTTGACGTAGCCCAGGATGTAGTAGTTCGTGAAGATAGTTGTAAAACCGATAAAGGATTCTTAGTATCAAAAATACAAGATGGTAAGGAAGTTATCGAAAATCTGTATGATCGCATTGAGGGTCGTTATGCATTTGCAACAGTACGTCATCCAGAAACAAACAAAATTATCGTTAAACGTGACGATATGATTGACGATCGAATTGCACAAAAAATCATCGCAGCAGGAATTGAAAAAGTACAAATTCGTTCTGTTCTAAGTTGTCGCGCTCGTCATGGCGTATGTAAAAAATGTTATGGTCGTAACTTGGCTACAGGATTTAACGTAGAAATCGGAGAAGCAGTTGGAATTATAGCAGCTCAATCTATCGGTGAACCTGGAACACAGTTAACCATGCGTACTTTCCATACAGGTGGAGTTGCTGGAGATGATATTACACAAGGTTTACCTCGTATTCAGGAGTTGTTTGAAGCTAGAAACCCTAAGGGTCAAGCGCTTATTTCTGAAATAGATGGAGTTGTAAAAGAAATCCGCGAAGTTAAAGATGGTCGTGAAGTTGAAATTGAAGGTGACGCGGAATCAAAAGAGTACACGTTAAGTTACGGCTCTAGAATGAGAATAGCTGTAGGTCAACAAATCGAAGCTGGAGATGAGTTAACGGACGGTTCTATCGATCCTAAAGAAATGTTACGTATTAAAGGCATTCAAGGTGTCCAAAACTATATTCTACAAGAAGTACAACGTGTATACCGTAATCAGGGTGTTGAAATAAATGATAAACACATTGAGGTTATGGTTCGTCAAATGCTTAGAAAAATACGTATCGTGATGTCAGGTGATACGAAATTACTTCCGGGCTCTTTTACAGATGTTCATGAATATGAAGAGGAGAACAAAAAAGCATTGTTCTCTGATCGGGAACCTGCAGTAGCAAAGCCAGTGCTGTTAGGTATTACAAAAGCATCATTAGAAACTGATTCCTTCTTATCTGCAGCATCATTCCAAGAAACAACAAGAGTTTTGACAGATGCAGCCATTAAAGGTAAGGTAGACCAATTGTTAGGTCTTAAGGAAAATGTTATCATTGGTAAATTGATTCCTGCAGGTACAGGAATGAATCGTTACCGCGATGTTAAAATTGTTGATCAAACCAGTGAAAATGTAGAGCTAGAAGAATCACTTAAAGAAACAGTAACGGTAAAGTGAATTTAATATTGACAATGTATTTTTCAGGTGATATTATATTCAAGTGTGCCAAAAACAAATTTCCTGATACTTTGGAGGATGATTAATGTCTTATGAAAAAGTAACACAGGCTAATCGTTTATCGATAGGCACAAAGCAGACTTTAAAAGTGGTCGAACGTGGCAGTGCCACAGAAGTTTACGTTGCGAAGGATGCAGATCCAAAAGTGACGACCAAAGTAATTATGCTTTGTAAGGATATGAACGTTAACATCATTTATGTAGACTCAATGAAACAGCTTGGAAAAGCATGTGGAATTGAAGTTGGAGCTGCTGTAGCAGCCGTAATAAACGACTAACACTATGTTTTTGTTTGCCTTTGGTTTTATGAATTAATTTGACTAAGGGCGGACAAAAACATTTCCTTTGTTCAATTTTGAACCACCTGGATCTGTGGACATAAAAAAATAATTTTTTCAGTCATTATTTTAGGAAGGAGGTGCGGGAATGCCAACTATTAATCAGTTAGTTAGAAAAGGACGTCAAGCAAAAGTTGTAAAATCAACTTCACCTGCTTTACAAAAAGGGTATAATGCGCTAAGAAGAGAAGAAACTAATCTAAGTGCACCTCAAAAACGTGGAGTTTGTACTCGTGTAGGAACGATGACACCGAAAAAACCAAACTCAGCCTTGAGAAAATATGCTCGTGTCCGTTTAACAAATCGTATTGAGGTTACTGCTTATATACCTGGTATTGGTCACAACCTACAAGAACATAGTGTTGTTTTAGTGCGCGGTGGTAGAGTTAAAGATCTCCCAGGGGTACGTTATCATATCGTTCGTGGTGCTTTAGATACTGCAGGTGTTAACGACCGTAAACAGGGAAGATCAAAATACGGTGCTAAAAGACCAAAATCATAATAGAATCACAACAAAAGAAATTACTCAGAAAGGAGGATGACCATGCCTCGTAAAGGACCCGTAACTCGTAGAGATGTATTACCTGATCCAATATATAGCAGTAAGCTTGTCACAAGATTAATCAATAGAATTATGATTGATGGAAAAAGAGGTGTTGCTCAGTCTATTTTATATAATTCATTTGATATTATTAAAAACCGTACTGACAGTGACCCAATGGAAGTTTTTGAGCAAGCAATCAAAAACATCATGCCAGTTCTTGAAGTTAAAGCACGTCGTGTTGGTGGTTCAAACTATCAAGTGCCGATAGAAGTGAAACCAGAACGTCGTACTGCATTGGGACTTCGTTGGTTAGTAAACTATTCCCGTCTTCGCGGTGAAAAAACAATGGAAGAGCGTTTAGCTGCAGAAATTATGGATGCTAGTAACAATACTGGTGCAGCAGTTAAAAAACGTGAAGATACTCATAAAATGGCGGAAGCAAATAAAGCATTTGCTCACTATCGCTGGTAAAATAATATGAACTAGAAAGGAGATTATATAATGACTAGAGAATTCTCCTTAAATGATACACGTAATATTGGGATCATGGCGCACATTGATGCTGGTAAAACTACTACTACAGAACGTATTTTGTTCTACACTGGTCGTACTCACAAAATTGGTGAGGTTCACGAAGGTGGAGCAACGATGGACTGGATGGAGCAAGAACAGGAGCGAGGTATTACTATTACCTCCGCTGCTACTACTGCTCAGTGGAAAGATCATCGCATTAACATTATTGATACCCCGGGACACGTTGACTTTACAGTTGAGGTTGAACGTTCCCTTCGTGTATTAGATGGAGCAGTTGGTGTATTCTGTGCAAAAGGCGGAGTAGAACCTCAATCTGAAACCGTTTGGCGTCAAGCAGACCGTTATGGTGTGCCACGTATAGCATATGTAAACAAAATGGACATTCTTGGTGCTGACTTTGAAGGTGCTGTTGCACAAATGCGA
Proteins encoded in this region:
- the rpoC gene encoding DNA-directed RNA polymerase subunit beta', giving the protein MMDVNNFEFMKIGLASPNLIRSWSRGEVKKPETINYRTLKPEKEGLFCEKIFGPTKDWECHCGKYKRVRYKGVVCDRCGVEVTRAKVRRERMGHIELAAPVTHIWYFKGIPSRMGLALDMSPRSLEEIIYFASYVVTDPGETPLEKKQLLSEKEYRSYREKYGFGFHAGMGAEAIKKLLQSLDVNKDISVLKEELKTAQGQRRNRAVKRLEVLEAFRNSANDPEWMILDVLPVIPPELRPMVQLDGGRFATSDLNDLYRRVINRNNRLKRLLDLGAPDIIVQNEKRMLQEAVDALIDNGRRGRPVTGPGNRPLKSLSHMLKGKQGRFRQNLLGKRVDYSGRSVIVVGPYLKMYQCGLPKEMALELFKPFVMKELVSKGFAHNIKSAKRKVEKVSPDVWDVLEDVIKEHPVLLNRAPTLHRLGIQAFEPILVEGKAIRLHPLVCTAYNADFDGDQMAVHVPLSAEAQAESRILMLASGNILNPKDGKPVVTPSQDMVLGTYYLTIDNPEAKGTGRIFKSVHEAISAYQLGHASLHARVAIPVKALKKEDITEKQQKALLVTTVGKIIFNEIFPSVFPFINEPTKRNLEKTPDEYYIYKKGTNVREYIKSLPTVGGIGKDYLGNIIAECFREYKTTQCSIILDKIKEVGFTYSTKAGITIAVSDVIVPEEKYVLMKENEDKVETVMKQYRRGLITHDERHERIIAIWSKAKDEISEVMMSKFDKFNNITLMVDSKARGNKSQITQLGGMRGLMADPSGHIHELPIKSNFREGLTVLEYFISTHGARKGLADTALRTADSGYLTRRLVDVAQDVVVREDSCKTDKGFLVSKIQDGKEVIENLYDRIEGRYAFATVRHPETNKIIVKRDDMIDDRIAQKIIAAGIEKVQIRSVLSCRARHGVCKKCYGRNLATGFNVEIGEAVGIIAAQSIGEPGTQLTMRTFHTGGVAGDDITQGLPRIQELFEARNPKGQALISEIDGVVKEIREVKDGREVEIEGDAESKEYTLSYGSRMRIAVGQQIEAGDELTDGSIDPKEMLRIKGIQGVQNYILQEVQRVYRNQGVEINDKHIEVMVRQMLRKIRIVMSGDTKLLPGSFTDVHEYEEENKKALFSDREPAVAKPVLLGITKASLETDSFLSAASFQETTRVLTDAAIKGKVDQLLGLKENVIIGKLIPAGTGMNRYRDVKIVDQTSENVELEESLKETVTVK
- a CDS encoding 50S ribosomal protein L7ae-like protein; amino-acid sequence: MSYEKVTQANRLSIGTKQTLKVVERGSATEVYVAKDADPKVTTKVIMLCKDMNVNIIYVDSMKQLGKACGIEVGAAVAAVIND
- the rpsL gene encoding 30S ribosomal protein S12; its protein translation is MPTINQLVRKGRQAKVVKSTSPALQKGYNALRREETNLSAPQKRGVCTRVGTMTPKKPNSALRKYARVRLTNRIEVTAYIPGIGHNLQEHSVVLVRGGRVKDLPGVRYHIVRGALDTAGVNDRKQGRSKYGAKRPKS
- the rpsG gene encoding 30S ribosomal protein S7, coding for MPRKGPVTRRDVLPDPIYSSKLVTRLINRIMIDGKRGVAQSILYNSFDIIKNRTDSDPMEVFEQAIKNIMPVLEVKARRVGGSNYQVPIEVKPERRTALGLRWLVNYSRLRGEKTMEERLAAEIMDASNNTGAAVKKREDTHKMAEANKAFAHYRW